One Frankia alni ACN14a DNA window includes the following coding sequences:
- the gatC gene encoding Asp-tRNA(Asn)/Glu-tRNA(Gln) amidotransferase subunit GatC yields the protein MGITRDEVAHLARLSRMSVTDDELDALAPQLEAILSAVARVAEVAAADIPPTSHAVPLTNVFRPDVARPSLPAAEALAGAPATEDGRFRVPRILDPDE from the coding sequence ATGGGGATCACGCGGGACGAGGTAGCCCATCTCGCCCGGCTGTCGCGGATGTCGGTGACCGACGACGAGCTCGACGCGCTGGCACCGCAGCTCGAGGCGATCCTGTCGGCGGTCGCCCGGGTCGCCGAGGTCGCTGCGGCGGACATCCCGCCGACCAGTCACGCCGTGCCGCTGACGAACGTATTCCGCCCGGACGTCGCCCGCCCGTCGCTGCCCGCCGCCGAGGCCCTGGCCGGCGCCCCCGCCACCGAGGACGGCCGCTTCCGGGTGCCCCGCATCCTCGATCCGGACGAGTGA
- a CDS encoding ACT domain-containing protein produces the protein MLNYMSYLLRVVLPDHPGTLGAVATALGAAGIDIVSVTVVERTAAGAVDDLLVMLPPGGLADRAMSAAHSVPGVVVESLRPFLADGGGVASDLDLVDALTERPLDAPATLTELAPGVFNADWAVLLEHVGADDVRVRETSVGAPTLGGDDLGVPERVRLPLPWLPLDRARRIGPAEGTFPPRWEAVSMELAAAPVGGDRLVILIGRPGGPAFRPSEIDRLAHLAGIAASLSRTDRP, from the coding sequence ATGCTCAACTACATGTCGTACCTGCTCCGCGTCGTGTTGCCGGACCACCCGGGCACCCTGGGCGCCGTCGCCACCGCCCTGGGCGCCGCCGGCATCGACATCGTCAGCGTCACCGTCGTGGAGCGCACCGCCGCCGGGGCGGTGGACGACCTGCTCGTCATGCTGCCGCCGGGCGGACTCGCGGACCGGGCGATGAGCGCGGCCCACTCGGTACCGGGTGTGGTTGTCGAGTCGCTGCGGCCGTTCCTCGCCGACGGCGGGGGCGTGGCCAGCGACCTCGACCTCGTCGACGCGCTGACCGAGCGGCCCCTCGACGCCCCGGCGACCCTGACGGAACTGGCCCCGGGCGTGTTCAACGCCGACTGGGCGGTGCTGCTCGAACACGTCGGCGCCGACGACGTGCGGGTGCGGGAGACCTCGGTCGGCGCGCCCACCCTCGGCGGGGACGACCTCGGGGTGCCCGAGCGGGTGCGGTTACCGCTGCCCTGGCTGCCGCTGGACCGCGCGCGGCGGATCGGGCCGGCCGAGGGCACCTTCCCGCCTCGCTGGGAGGCGGTCAGCATGGAACTCGCCGCGGCGCCCGTCGGCGGCGACCGGCTGGTCATCCTCATCGGCCGCCCGGGTGGCCCGGCCTTCCGCCCCTCCGAGATCGATCGGCTGGCCCACCTCGCCGGCATCGCGGCGAGCCTGAGCAGAACGGACCGCCCCTGA
- the mnmA gene encoding tRNA 2-thiouridine(34) synthase MnmA, translated as MRVLAAMSGGVDSAVAAARAVDAGHDVTGVHLALSRSPESDRTGARGCCTLEDARDARRAADVLGIPFYVWDLAERFETEVIDQFVESYAAGRTPNPCVRCNERIKFAAVLDRALALGFDAVVTGHHARLDPDGTLRRSVDPAKDQSYVLGTLRPEQLGAARFPLGDSTKAQVRREAAARGLAVADKPDSHDICFISGGDTGGWLRERIGSRPGPIVDSRTGQTLGEHDGTFAFTVGQRRGLRLGHPAPDGRPRYVLDISPVTSTVTVGPAEELDIRRLVADRAAWPHEGVVTCQAQVRAHGGVVAAEAEARGDDLVVTLDTPVRGTAAGQAVVLYDGDRVLGGGHIRVTAA; from the coding sequence ATGCGGGTGCTCGCCGCCATGTCCGGCGGGGTCGACTCCGCCGTCGCCGCCGCGCGGGCCGTCGACGCCGGCCACGACGTCACCGGCGTCCATCTCGCCCTGTCCCGATCGCCCGAGTCGGACCGGACCGGCGCCCGGGGCTGCTGCACGCTGGAGGACGCCCGCGACGCGCGCCGCGCCGCGGACGTACTGGGCATCCCGTTCTACGTGTGGGACCTGGCCGAGCGGTTCGAGACCGAGGTCATCGACCAGTTCGTGGAGTCCTACGCGGCGGGGCGCACCCCCAACCCGTGCGTGCGCTGCAACGAGCGGATCAAGTTCGCCGCGGTGCTGGACCGGGCGCTCGCCCTCGGCTTCGACGCCGTCGTCACCGGCCACCACGCCCGCCTCGACCCGGACGGCACGCTGCGCCGTTCCGTCGACCCCGCCAAGGACCAGTCCTACGTGCTCGGCACGCTGCGGCCCGAGCAGCTCGGCGCCGCGCGCTTCCCGCTGGGCGACTCCACCAAGGCGCAGGTGCGCCGGGAGGCGGCCGCGCGCGGCCTGGCCGTCGCCGACAAGCCCGACAGCCACGACATCTGCTTCATCTCCGGCGGGGACACCGGCGGCTGGCTGCGGGAGCGGATCGGCTCGCGGCCGGGGCCCATCGTCGACTCCCGGACCGGGCAGACGCTCGGCGAACACGACGGGACCTTCGCCTTCACCGTCGGTCAGCGCCGCGGCCTGCGCCTGGGGCACCCGGCGCCGGACGGGCGCCCCCGCTACGTCCTCGACATCTCCCCGGTGACCTCGACGGTCACCGTCGGCCCGGCGGAGGAGCTCGACATCCGCCGGCTGGTCGCCGACCGCGCGGCCTGGCCGCACGAGGGCGTGGTGACCTGCCAGGCCCAGGTTCGGGCGCACGGCGGGGTCGTGGCCGCCGAGGCCGAGGCGCGCGGCGACGATCTCGTCGTCACCCTCGACACGCCGGTGCGCGGGACCGCGGCGGGTCAGGCCGTCGTGCTCTACGACGGCGACCGGGTGCTCGGAGGGGGTCACATCCGCGTCACCGCCGCGTGA
- the ligA gene encoding NAD-dependent DNA ligase LigA translates to MNAPPGSGDAAASALEAASQAEASEVEASEAEAASAVEAASAVGAGGAVQPAVAASVADRARAAELARELDEHAYRYYVLDSPTVSDAEYDRLMRELTALEEHHPELRTPDSPTQKVAGSYSTLFTPVEHLERLLSLDNVFDDDEFHLWAARAARETEVDGWLCELKIDGLAVDLVYEEGRLVRAATRGDGRTGEDITPNIRTLASVPTRLRGASVPELLEVRGEVFFPTEKFAELNASLVAGGGKPFANPRNAAAGSLRQKDPRVTATRPLDMIVHGLGAQRGFDAASQSAAYARFAEFGLPVSTHFEVLASVGDVLAFIHRWGRARHDVEHEIDGVVVKVDAFALQRRLGSTSKAPRWAVAFKYPPEEVTTKLRDIRVNVGRTGRVTPFGELEPVLVAGSTVGLATLHNVDEVGRKGVLIGDTVVLRKAGDVIPEIVGPVVDLRDGTERAFVMPTHCPECGTELVRPEGEVDIRCPNTDACPAQLRELIFHLASRNALDIDGLGYETAIALLEADRVGDIGDIFHLTPESFEGLRGFGQKKIDQILRGVEAARHRPLWRLLVGLSIRHVGPTAARALARELRSLDAIAAAPAEQLAAVEGVGPKIASAVVDWFADARHRDIVARIAAGGASLADAGAAEGPRPLDGVAVVITGTLDGWSRDSATEAVQGRGGKVTGSVSKKTAFVVVGADPGAAKYDKARSLGVPVLDEAGFAVLLERGADAARERAVAADAPAAPAAPDTSGGQGAPDVDSARRAQRAQRAQDDAPPG, encoded by the coding sequence ATGAACGCGCCACCGGGCTCCGGCGACGCGGCTGCGTCCGCGCTCGAGGCCGCGTCCCAGGCGGAGGCGTCCGAGGTGGAGGCGTCCGAGGCGGAGGCTGCCTCCGCGGTCGAGGCTGCGTCCGCGGTCGGGGCCGGGGGCGCGGTGCAACCGGCCGTCGCCGCCTCCGTCGCGGACCGGGCCCGCGCCGCCGAGCTCGCCCGCGAGCTGGACGAGCACGCCTACCGGTACTACGTGCTGGACTCGCCGACCGTCTCCGACGCCGAGTACGACCGGCTGATGCGGGAGCTCACCGCGCTCGAGGAGCACCACCCCGAGCTGCGCACCCCGGACTCGCCGACGCAGAAGGTGGCCGGGTCGTACTCGACCCTGTTCACCCCCGTGGAGCATCTCGAGCGGCTGCTGTCGCTGGACAACGTCTTCGACGACGACGAGTTCCACCTGTGGGCCGCGCGCGCGGCACGGGAGACCGAGGTCGACGGCTGGTTGTGCGAGCTGAAGATCGACGGGCTCGCCGTGGACCTGGTTTACGAGGAGGGCCGGCTCGTGCGCGCGGCGACCCGCGGCGACGGGCGTACGGGGGAGGACATCACGCCCAACATCCGCACGCTGGCGAGCGTGCCGACCCGGCTGCGCGGGGCGAGCGTGCCGGAGCTGCTGGAGGTCCGCGGCGAGGTCTTCTTCCCGACCGAGAAGTTCGCCGAGCTCAACGCGTCGTTGGTGGCCGGCGGCGGCAAGCCGTTCGCCAACCCGCGCAACGCGGCCGCCGGGTCGCTGCGCCAGAAGGATCCCCGGGTCACCGCCACCCGCCCGCTCGACATGATCGTCCATGGCCTGGGGGCGCAGCGCGGGTTCGACGCCGCCTCCCAGTCCGCGGCCTACGCCCGGTTCGCCGAGTTCGGGCTGCCCGTCTCGACCCACTTCGAGGTGCTGGCGTCGGTGGGCGACGTGCTGGCGTTCATCCACCGCTGGGGGCGGGCCCGCCACGACGTCGAGCACGAGATCGACGGGGTGGTCGTCAAGGTCGACGCGTTCGCGTTGCAACGCCGGCTCGGGTCGACGTCGAAGGCGCCGCGGTGGGCGGTGGCCTTCAAGTACCCGCCGGAGGAGGTCACGACGAAGCTGCGCGACATCCGGGTGAACGTCGGCCGCACGGGCCGGGTGACCCCGTTCGGCGAGCTCGAACCGGTGCTCGTCGCCGGCTCCACGGTGGGCCTGGCGACCCTGCACAACGTCGACGAGGTCGGCCGCAAGGGCGTCCTGATCGGCGACACGGTCGTGCTGCGCAAGGCCGGCGACGTGATCCCGGAGATCGTCGGCCCCGTCGTCGACCTGCGCGACGGCACCGAGCGCGCCTTCGTCATGCCCACCCACTGCCCCGAGTGCGGCACCGAGCTGGTGCGACCCGAGGGTGAGGTGGACATCCGCTGCCCGAACACCGACGCCTGCCCGGCGCAGCTCCGCGAGTTGATCTTCCACCTTGCCTCGCGGAACGCGCTGGACATCGACGGCCTCGGCTACGAGACGGCGATCGCCCTGCTCGAGGCCGACCGGGTCGGCGACATCGGCGACATCTTCCACCTGACCCCGGAGTCGTTCGAGGGACTGCGCGGCTTCGGTCAGAAGAAGATCGACCAGATCCTGCGCGGCGTCGAGGCGGCCCGCCACCGGCCGCTGTGGCGGCTGCTGGTCGGTCTGTCCATCCGCCACGTCGGGCCGACCGCGGCGCGCGCGCTCGCCCGGGAGCTGCGCTCGCTCGACGCGATCGCCGCCGCCCCCGCCGAGCAGCTCGCCGCCGTCGAGGGCGTCGGTCCGAAGATCGCCAGTGCGGTGGTGGACTGGTTCGCCGACGCCCGCCACCGCGACATCGTCGCCCGCATCGCCGCGGGTGGCGCCTCGCTCGCCGACGCCGGGGCCGCGGAGGGCCCCCGCCCGCTTGACGGCGTCGCGGTGGTCATCACCGGGACGCTCGACGGCTGGAGCCGCGACTCGGCGACCGAGGCGGTGCAGGGCCGCGGCGGCAAGGTCACCGGCTCGGTCAGCAAGAAGACGGCCTTCGTCGTCGTCGGCGCCGATCCGGGGGCGGCCAAGTACGACAAGGCGCGCAGCCTCGGCGTGCCGGTGCTCGACGAGGCCGGGTTCGCCGTGCTGCTCGAACGGGGCGCGGACGCCGCGCGCGAGCGTGCCGTGGCCGCCGACGCCCCGGCTGCCCCGGCCGCGCCGGACACCTCGGGTGGCCAGGGCGCACCGGACGTCGACTCCGCCCGCCGGGCGCAGCGGGCGCAGCGGGCGCAGGATGATGCCCCGCCGGGGTGA
- a CDS encoding methionine synthase has translation MSTEAGPAPLWPAGAATGVGSLPGTDPVDATKSVFDELPDLPHLPELPARGPGAAMIGRSAAILLDLPVDLQPAGWRLVPRPGLDLRRSRDLLRQDLDALTDVAADYSGPLKVAVAGPWTLAAEIELPRGHKALSDAGATRDLADALAAGLADHLGDIGRRVPGARLIVQLDEPSLPLVLAGRVRTPSGFSVVPAVEEGLVVQRLRAVADATRALPGVAGVGVHCCAADVPLAALRDAGVDFVGLDAALLTRAQDDAVGELVEAGVRLIAGLIATGASVPTGGSVATGGGSAKLSDVRRTVEPVTALWSRLGFRPEQLGEVVAVAPACGLAGFDVGAARAVMRHCRRAGRALVDAPA, from the coding sequence ATGAGCACTGAGGCCGGCCCCGCGCCGCTGTGGCCGGCCGGCGCGGCCACCGGGGTGGGTTCGCTGCCGGGCACCGACCCCGTCGATGCCACGAAGTCGGTGTTCGACGAGCTGCCGGACCTGCCGCACCTGCCGGAGCTGCCGGCCCGCGGGCCCGGCGCCGCGATGATCGGCCGGTCGGCGGCGATCCTGCTCGACCTGCCCGTCGACCTGCAGCCGGCCGGTTGGCGGCTGGTGCCCCGCCCGGGTCTGGACCTGCGCCGTTCCCGGGACCTGCTCCGGCAGGATCTGGACGCCCTGACCGACGTCGCCGCCGACTACTCCGGGCCGCTCAAGGTCGCCGTGGCCGGGCCGTGGACGCTGGCCGCCGAGATCGAGCTGCCCCGCGGGCACAAGGCGCTGTCCGACGCCGGCGCCACCCGGGACCTCGCCGACGCACTCGCCGCCGGTCTGGCCGACCATCTCGGCGACATCGGCCGGCGGGTGCCGGGCGCGCGGCTGATCGTCCAGCTCGACGAGCCGTCGCTGCCGCTGGTGCTGGCCGGTCGGGTGCGTACCCCCAGCGGCTTCTCGGTGGTGCCGGCTGTCGAGGAGGGCCTGGTGGTGCAGCGGCTGCGTGCCGTCGCCGACGCCACCCGCGCGCTGCCCGGCGTCGCCGGGGTCGGGGTGCACTGCTGCGCGGCGGACGTGCCGCTGGCGGCGCTGCGCGACGCCGGGGTGGATTTCGTCGGCCTCGACGCGGCCCTGCTGACCCGCGCGCAGGACGACGCGGTCGGCGAGCTCGTGGAGGCCGGGGTGCGCCTGATCGCGGGCCTGATCGCCACCGGCGCCTCGGTGCCCACCGGCGGCTCGGTGGCCACCGGCGGCGGGTCGGCGAAACTGTCGGACGTCCGCCGTACCGTCGAGCCCGTCACTGCACTGTGGAGCCGGCTCGGATTCCGGCCCGAACAGCTCGGGGAGGTGGTCGCCGTGGCACCCGCGTGCGGCCTTGCGGGATTCGACGTCGGCGCGGCCAGGGCGGTCATGCGGCACTGCCGCCGGGCGGGCCGCGCCCTGGTCGACGCGCCGGCATGA